One Vibrio campbellii CAIM 519 = NBRC 15631 = ATCC 25920 genomic window carries:
- a CDS encoding DUF2835 domain-containing protein translates to MNQYYFSLNIPYQTFLSHYSGIASSVQVITDNGLRVQLDASKFRPFLTQLGVRGRFRLTTDQNNKFLKLETL, encoded by the coding sequence ATGAACCAGTATTACTTCTCTCTCAACATCCCATATCAAACATTTCTTTCACACTATTCTGGCATAGCAAGCTCTGTACAAGTCATTACTGACAACGGCTTAAGAGTGCAACTAGATGCATCAAAATTTCGACCTTTTCTTACGCAATTAGGTGTTAGAGGTCGTTTTAGACTCACAACTGACCAAAATAATAAGTTTCTAAAGTTAGAAACTCTGTGA